One segment of Rhodanobacter thiooxydans DNA contains the following:
- the cheD gene encoding chemoreceptor glutamine deamidase CheD gives MMPVVTAERRSTTLPEAMPGFEHLRRFWDPAQGRMVVRVLPGEFYVSGSDELVSTVLGSCVSACIHDAERGVGGMNHFMLPEPMGERDSWSPAIGRAARYGSDAMEQLINAILKAGGQRANLRVKVFGGGRVLAQLSDVGQRNIDFVHRYIEAERLQLAAEDLGDVYPRQVQFFPHSGRVRVRQLRRSDDVALVADERGYLKRLANDPIKGEVELF, from the coding sequence ATGATGCCGGTAGTGACGGCCGAGCGTCGCAGCACCACGCTGCCCGAGGCCATGCCCGGCTTCGAGCACCTGCGCCGGTTCTGGGACCCGGCCCAGGGTCGCATGGTGGTGCGGGTGCTGCCGGGCGAGTTCTACGTGAGCGGCAGCGACGAGCTGGTCAGCACCGTGCTCGGTTCGTGCGTGTCGGCCTGCATCCACGACGCCGAACGCGGCGTTGGCGGCATGAACCACTTCATGCTGCCCGAGCCGATGGGCGAGCGCGACAGCTGGTCGCCGGCCATCGGGCGCGCCGCGCGCTACGGCAGCGACGCGATGGAGCAGCTGATCAACGCGATCCTGAAGGCCGGCGGCCAGCGCGCGAACCTGCGCGTCAAGGTATTCGGCGGTGGCCGCGTGCTGGCCCAGCTGAGCGACGTGGGCCAACGCAACATCGACTTCGTGCATCGCTACATCGAGGCCGAGCGATTGCAGTTGGCGGCCGAGGACCTGGGCGACGTCTACCCGCGCCAGGTGCAGTTCTTTCCGCACAGCGGCCGGGTCCGCGTGCGCCAGCTACGCCGCAGCGACGACGTGGCGCTGGTGGCCGACGAGCGCGGCTACCTCAAGCGTTTGGCAAACGATCCGATAAAGGGTGAGGTCGAGCTGTTCTAG
- a CDS encoding CheR family methyltransferase → MSTAAGMVQGDAVPADGGGATLGDAEFRFLRDFVYEHCGIALGEHKRQLVQGRLARRLRALRLRHFGAYCELLRRDPQSELDNLASAISTNVTSFFRESHHYDLLVDELLPQWLQQKRRGGDRLRIWSAGCSTGEEPYALAMVLAEALEKHGATGIDAKILATDLSPQALETARNGVYPLDKLEGISEERRRRWLLRGDGEYAGYACVHPRLRELVTVQPLNLLHEWPMRGPFDAIFCRNVVIYFDQPTKQRLFRRYAALLPAGGHLFLGHSESLHGINDDFELIGRTVYRKLG, encoded by the coding sequence GTGAGCACCGCGGCCGGCATGGTTCAAGGCGATGCCGTGCCGGCGGACGGTGGCGGGGCCACTCTTGGCGATGCCGAGTTCCGCTTCCTGCGCGACTTCGTTTACGAGCATTGCGGCATCGCGCTGGGCGAACACAAGCGCCAGCTGGTGCAGGGGCGCCTGGCGCGACGGCTGCGCGCGCTGCGCCTGCGCCACTTCGGCGCCTACTGCGAGCTGTTGCGGCGCGACCCGCAGAGCGAGCTGGACAACCTCGCCAGCGCGATCAGCACCAACGTCACTTCGTTCTTCCGCGAGTCGCACCATTACGACCTGCTGGTCGACGAGCTGCTGCCGCAGTGGCTGCAGCAGAAGCGCCGCGGCGGCGACCGTCTGCGGATCTGGTCGGCCGGCTGTTCCACCGGCGAGGAGCCGTACGCGCTGGCGATGGTGCTGGCCGAGGCGCTGGAGAAGCACGGCGCCACCGGCATCGACGCGAAGATCCTCGCCACCGACCTGTCGCCGCAGGCGCTGGAAACCGCGCGCAACGGTGTGTATCCGCTGGACAAGCTTGAGGGCATCAGCGAGGAACGCCGGCGCCGCTGGCTGTTGCGCGGCGACGGCGAGTACGCGGGCTACGCCTGCGTGCATCCGCGCCTGCGCGAGCTGGTGACCGTGCAGCCGCTGAACCTGCTGCACGAGTGGCCCATGCGCGGTCCGTTCGACGCGATCTTCTGCCGCAACGTGGTGATCTACTTCGACCAGCCGACCAAGCAGCGGCTGTTCCGCCGCTACGCCGCGCTGCTGCCGGCCGGCGGCCACCTGTTCCTCGGCCACTCCGAGTCGCTGCACGGCATCAACGACGATTTCGAGCTGATCGGCCGCACCGTCTACCGGAAGCTCGGATGA
- a CDS encoding methyl-accepting chemotaxis protein, with product MNIKKFMTRFTRLPTLSVKARLIGVFTLLGLMLAAGAAVGLGMMSWQNEGMRRSYEEAMVPAQLIGSLRAKSLTNFIVLGEAAGAIGKPDQVKQKVAESERLQKEIAEANKTLSAMPMSADITAKYKAYRATDEEYQGDLKDIYDALAQNDGGTGDLLEMQVRPELMLRVDTINKLMQAQSDEVRQIYQAQVSRYKLVRNLVLFALLGGLLFALLVSTLLVRSISGTLAHLVKVAHAIAEGRLGHDIKVKRHDELGRLLDAFRSMDERLGAIVGEVRQGSDAVSSAAQQIARGNDDLSQRTQEQASSLEETASSMEEMTSTVKQNAENASHANQLARGAREQAERGGEVAGKAIVAMGEIDASSRKIGDIVGLIQEIAFQTNLLALNAAVEAARAGEQGRGFAVVASEVRSLAQRSAGAAKEIKGLIAESEEKVRCGSELVNQSGKALAEIVESVKKVTDIVAEIAAASQEQSAGIDQVNNAVMQMDEMTQQNAALVEEASAAARAMQEQAGDLSSQVGFFRLADDDAVSQAAPPERAKDVVRATEAVFAAVRKAPPRAAAVEAADAGAWKEF from the coding sequence ATGAACATCAAGAAATTCATGACACGTTTCACCAGGTTGCCGACCCTGTCCGTCAAGGCGCGCCTGATCGGCGTGTTCACGCTGCTCGGGCTGATGCTGGCGGCCGGTGCGGCGGTCGGCCTTGGCATGATGTCCTGGCAGAACGAGGGAATGCGGCGCAGCTACGAGGAGGCGATGGTGCCGGCGCAGCTGATCGGCAGCCTGCGCGCCAAGTCGCTGACCAACTTCATCGTGCTCGGCGAAGCGGCCGGGGCGATCGGCAAGCCCGACCAGGTGAAGCAGAAGGTCGCCGAGTCCGAGCGCCTGCAGAAGGAAATCGCCGAGGCCAACAAGACGCTGTCGGCGATGCCGATGAGCGCGGACATCACCGCGAAGTACAAGGCCTATCGCGCCACCGACGAGGAATACCAGGGCGACCTCAAGGACATCTACGACGCGCTGGCGCAAAACGACGGAGGCACCGGTGACCTGCTGGAAATGCAGGTGCGTCCGGAGCTGATGCTGCGCGTGGACACCATCAACAAGCTGATGCAGGCGCAGAGCGACGAGGTGAGGCAGATCTATCAGGCGCAGGTCAGCCGCTACAAGCTGGTGCGCAACCTGGTGCTGTTTGCGTTGCTTGGCGGCCTGCTGTTCGCGCTGCTGGTGTCGACCCTGCTGGTGCGCTCGATCAGCGGCACGCTGGCGCATCTGGTGAAGGTGGCGCATGCCATCGCCGAGGGCCGGCTGGGCCACGACATCAAGGTCAAGCGGCACGACGAGCTGGGCCGGCTGCTGGACGCCTTCCGCAGCATGGACGAGCGCCTCGGCGCGATCGTGGGCGAGGTGCGTCAGGGCTCCGATGCGGTGTCGAGCGCGGCGCAGCAGATCGCGCGCGGCAACGACGACTTGAGCCAGCGCACGCAGGAACAGGCTTCCAGCCTGGAGGAAACCGCCTCGTCGATGGAGGAGATGACCTCCACCGTGAAGCAGAACGCGGAGAACGCCAGCCACGCCAACCAGCTGGCCCGCGGCGCCCGCGAGCAGGCCGAGCGCGGCGGCGAAGTGGCGGGCAAGGCGATTGTCGCGATGGGCGAGATCGACGCCTCCAGCCGCAAGATCGGCGACATCGTGGGGCTGATCCAGGAGATCGCGTTCCAGACCAACCTGCTGGCGCTGAACGCGGCGGTGGAAGCGGCGCGCGCCGGCGAACAGGGCCGTGGTTTCGCGGTGGTGGCCAGCGAGGTGCGCAGCCTGGCGCAGCGCAGCGCCGGCGCGGCGAAGGAGATCAAGGGCCTGATCGCCGAGAGCGAGGAGAAGGTGCGCTGCGGCTCGGAACTGGTCAACCAGTCCGGCAAGGCGCTGGCCGAGATCGTCGAGAGCGTGAAGAAGGTCACCGACATCGTGGCCGAGATCGCCGCGGCCAGCCAGGAGCAGTCCGCCGGCATCGACCAGGTCAACAACGCCGTGATGCAGATGGACGAGATGACCCAGCAGAATGCCGCGCTGGTGGAAGAGGCCTCGGCCGCCGCCCGCGCCATGCAGGAGCAGGCTGGCGACCTGTCCAGCCAGGTGGGCTTCTTCCGCCTGGCCGACGACGACGCGGTATCCCAGGCGGCACCGCCGGAGCGCGCGAAGGATGTGGTCCGTGCCACCGAGGCGGTGTTCGCCGCGGTGCGCAAGGCGCCGCCGCGCGCCGCCGCCGTCGAGGCAGCGGATGCCGGTGCCTGGAAGGAGTTCTGA
- a CDS encoding chemotaxis protein CheW — translation MYEDNAATAPTVQQLTFGLAGEEYGVDILSVREIRGWSRVTRIPQTPDYLLGVLNLRGAIVPIMDLRLRFGLARESYGDSTVVIIVAVAERLFGIVVDAVSDVVDIEPAAIKPVPDMGAIVDTRYLKGLATHVERMVMLLDVEKLMRPEDVETLDAALTDVRNVEVAA, via the coding sequence ATGTACGAAGACAACGCGGCCACGGCGCCCACCGTCCAGCAGCTGACGTTCGGCCTGGCCGGCGAGGAATACGGCGTCGACATCCTGTCGGTGCGCGAGATCCGCGGCTGGTCGCGGGTCACCCGTATCCCGCAGACCCCCGACTACCTGCTGGGCGTGCTCAACCTGCGTGGCGCGATCGTGCCGATCATGGACCTGCGCCTGCGCTTCGGCCTGGCACGCGAAAGCTACGGCGACAGCACGGTGGTGATCATCGTGGCGGTTGCCGAGCGATTGTTCGGCATCGTGGTGGATGCGGTGTCCGACGTGGTCGACATCGAGCCGGCGGCGATCAAGCCGGTGCCCGACATGGGCGCGATCGTCGACACACGCTACCTGAAGGGCCTGGCCACCCACGTCGAGCGCATGGTGATGCTGCTGGACGTGGAGAAGCTGATGCGTCCGGAAGATGTTGAAACGCTGGATGCCGCGCTGACGGACGTCCGGAATGTCGAAGTTGCCGCCTGA
- a CDS encoding methyl-accepting chemotaxis protein — protein MLSVIRGFFDRLSLNARLVMVVTVVVLGLFGLTVVNALQSRASQMEGLERLLRSEIESAVSVASGFHERAARGEFGEAEAQKRALAQIHDMQWDKGAGYVFAFDDSYVLTEHPVMLDKLGTSVRDMTDQNGKPIFQAMHDVDMKDGRGVTYYDWLKPGSKKVVGKVTYSERYQPWGMHFGAGAYFDDIDAQFRHTLTANLAKAGLLGLLVIALVWVSMRSIRRSIGGEPAFAVAMATRIADGDLGNDDDDGGRRFAVGSLLAELVRMRDKLTGIVGEVQHGSQAVSSAAQQIAKGNDDLSQRTQEQASSLEETAASMEEMTSTVKQNAENAGYANQLASGAREQAERGGEVAAQAVAAMSEINASSRKIADIVGLIDEIAFQTNLLSLNAAVEAARAGEQGRGFAVVASEVRSLSQRSAAAAKEIKGLINESVQRVQAGSALVDQSGVALTGIVESVKKVTDIVAEIAAASQEQSAGIDQVNRAVMQMDEVTQQNAALVEEAAAAARAMQEQAGELQRQMKFFRLDGATAEPAAAPAPAPARVVALSRKSATRTAEPTRAVVAAGGWTEF, from the coding sequence ATGTTGTCCGTGATACGTGGGTTCTTCGATCGGCTCAGCCTCAATGCGCGGCTTGTCATGGTGGTGACGGTGGTCGTGCTGGGGCTGTTCGGCCTGACCGTGGTGAATGCATTGCAGAGCCGCGCCAGCCAGATGGAAGGTCTCGAACGCCTGCTGCGCAGCGAGATCGAGTCGGCAGTTTCGGTGGCCAGCGGCTTCCACGAGCGTGCGGCCAGGGGCGAGTTCGGCGAGGCCGAGGCGCAGAAGCGGGCCCTGGCGCAAATCCACGACATGCAGTGGGACAAGGGCGCCGGCTACGTGTTCGCGTTCGATGACAGCTACGTGCTGACCGAGCACCCGGTGATGCTGGACAAGCTGGGCACCAGCGTGCGCGACATGACCGACCAGAACGGCAAGCCGATCTTCCAGGCGATGCACGACGTCGACATGAAAGACGGCCGCGGCGTCACCTACTACGACTGGCTCAAGCCAGGCAGCAAGAAGGTCGTGGGCAAGGTCACCTACAGCGAGCGCTACCAGCCATGGGGCATGCACTTCGGCGCCGGCGCCTACTTCGACGACATCGATGCGCAGTTCCGCCACACGTTGACGGCGAACCTGGCCAAGGCCGGCCTGCTGGGCCTGCTGGTGATCGCTCTGGTATGGGTATCGATGCGCAGCATCCGCCGCAGCATCGGCGGCGAGCCGGCTTTCGCGGTGGCGATGGCCACACGCATCGCCGACGGCGACCTCGGCAACGATGACGACGACGGCGGCAGGCGCTTCGCCGTCGGCAGTCTGCTGGCCGAGCTGGTGCGCATGCGCGACAAGCTGACCGGCATCGTGGGCGAAGTGCAGCACGGTTCGCAGGCGGTGAGCAGCGCCGCGCAGCAGATCGCCAAGGGCAATGACGACCTCAGCCAGCGCACGCAGGAACAGGCGTCGAGCCTGGAGGAAACCGCCGCCTCGATGGAGGAGATGACCTCCACCGTGAAGCAGAACGCGGAGAACGCCGGCTACGCCAACCAGCTCGCCAGCGGTGCGCGCGAGCAGGCCGAGCGCGGCGGCGAAGTGGCGGCGCAGGCGGTGGCGGCGATGAGCGAGATCAACGCCTCCAGCCGCAAGATCGCCGACATCGTGGGGCTGATCGACGAGATCGCGTTCCAGACCAACCTGCTGTCGCTCAATGCGGCGGTGGAGGCGGCGCGTGCGGGCGAGCAGGGCCGCGGTTTCGCCGTGGTGGCCAGCGAGGTGCGCAGCCTGTCCCAGCGCAGCGCGGCGGCGGCGAAGGAGATCAAGGGGTTGATCAACGAGAGCGTGCAGCGGGTGCAGGCCGGCAGCGCGCTGGTCGATCAGTCCGGTGTGGCGCTGACCGGTATCGTCGAGAGCGTCAAGAAAGTCACCGACATCGTCGCCGAGATCGCCGCGGCCAGCCAGGAGCAGTCCGCCGGCATCGACCAGGTGAACCGCGCGGTGATGCAGATGGACGAAGTGACCCAGCAAAACGCGGCACTGGTGGAAGAGGCCGCGGCGGCGGCGCGCGCGATGCAGGAGCAGGCTGGCGAACTGCAGCGGCAAATGAAGTTCTTCCGGCTTGACGGCGCGACGGCAGAGCCCGCGGCAGCACCGGCGCCGGCCCCGGCGCGCGTGGTGGCATTGTCGCGCAAGTCGGCAACCCGCACGGCTGAACCGACCCGGGCGGTCGTGGCGGCCGGCGGCTGGACCGAGTTCTGA
- a CDS encoding chemotaxis protein CheA → MGAVDLTQFHKTFFEESLEGLDAMEAALLALDSGSTDHELVHTIFRAAHSIKGGAATFGFADVAAFTHVAESLLEEVRSERRAVDAELIDLLLRSVDCLRAMLARSADSQPVADADSEALRGELVRLVSGEAAPAPAAPALNAAAASGWDIRFVALPHLLQTGNDPLRLFRELQQLGRLEVRRAFVVDRAPARLADLDPGECHLGWELRLHGAVARGDVDAVFDWLDGDCELAIAALAEETPAAAAAPAVVAAPTPAPMPAAAPPREAVASAEGSSIRVGIDKVDALINMMGELVITQSMLSDIGENFQPSQLERLREGLLQLERATRELQESVMRIRMLPIGSVFNRFPRLVRDLERKLGKQVRLELHGEHTELDKTVLEKIGDPLVHLVRNAIDHGLEMPALRKAAGKPETGLLRLDAHHEGGNIVVRISDDGAGLNHAAIVAKAQQRGLIAAGQELGDAEVAELIFQPGFSTAAQATDLSGRGVGMDVVRRNVRDLGGSVGVRSVSGKGSTFTITLPLTLAIIDGLVTAVGHERYIVPLTSIVESLRLEAAAVRRIAGGGEVFQFRGEYLPLMRLHRAFDCADAITEVERGIVVVIEDDSRRVGLLVDDLLGQQQAVIKSLEKHYQRVQGVSGATILSDGSVALIVDVGGVVRLGQRSKAA, encoded by the coding sequence ATGGGCGCCGTCGACCTGACTCAATTCCACAAGACCTTCTTCGAGGAAAGCCTGGAAGGGCTGGATGCGATGGAGGCCGCGTTGCTGGCGCTGGACTCGGGTTCGACCGATCACGAGCTGGTGCACACGATCTTCCGCGCCGCGCACTCGATCAAGGGCGGCGCGGCGACCTTCGGCTTTGCGGACGTCGCCGCGTTCACCCACGTGGCCGAGTCGCTGCTGGAGGAAGTGCGCAGCGAACGCCGCGCGGTGGATGCGGAATTGATCGACCTGCTGCTGCGCTCGGTCGACTGCCTGCGCGCCATGCTGGCGCGTTCCGCCGACAGCCAGCCGGTGGCCGATGCCGACAGCGAGGCGCTGCGCGGCGAGCTGGTGCGCCTGGTCAGCGGCGAGGCGGCGCCGGCGCCGGCTGCGCCCGCATTGAATGCCGCTGCGGCGAGTGGCTGGGACATTCGTTTCGTCGCACTGCCGCACCTGCTGCAGACCGGCAACGATCCGCTGCGGCTGTTCCGCGAACTGCAGCAGTTGGGCCGGCTGGAGGTGCGGCGTGCCTTCGTCGTCGATCGGGCGCCGGCACGGCTGGCCGATCTCGATCCCGGCGAATGCCATCTCGGCTGGGAGCTGCGCCTGCACGGTGCGGTGGCGCGCGGTGACGTCGACGCCGTGTTCGACTGGCTAGACGGCGACTGCGAGCTGGCCATCGCGGCGCTGGCCGAGGAAACGCCGGCGGCTGCGGCTGCACCAGCGGTGGTTGCCGCCCCCACTCCTGCGCCCATGCCGGCCGCCGCGCCACCGCGCGAGGCGGTCGCCTCCGCCGAGGGCAGCTCGATCCGCGTGGGTATCGACAAGGTCGACGCGCTGATCAACATGATGGGTGAGCTGGTGATCACCCAGTCGATGCTCAGCGACATCGGCGAGAACTTCCAGCCCTCGCAGCTGGAGCGCCTGCGCGAAGGCCTGCTGCAGCTCGAACGCGCCACGCGCGAGCTGCAGGAGAGCGTGATGCGCATCCGCATGCTGCCGATCGGTTCAGTGTTCAACCGCTTCCCGCGGCTGGTCCGCGATCTGGAGCGCAAGCTCGGCAAGCAGGTCAGGCTCGAGCTGCACGGCGAACATACCGAGCTGGACAAGACGGTGCTGGAGAAAATCGGCGACCCGCTGGTGCACCTGGTGCGCAACGCGATCGACCACGGCCTGGAAATGCCCGCTCTGCGCAAAGCCGCCGGCAAGCCGGAGACCGGCCTGCTCAGGCTCGATGCCCACCACGAAGGCGGCAACATCGTGGTACGGATCAGCGACGACGGCGCCGGGCTCAATCATGCCGCGATCGTGGCCAAGGCGCAGCAGCGCGGCCTGATCGCTGCGGGGCAGGAACTCGGCGACGCCGAGGTGGCCGAGCTGATCTTCCAGCCGGGCTTCTCCACCGCCGCGCAGGCCACCGACCTGTCCGGCCGTGGCGTGGGCATGGACGTCGTGCGGCGCAACGTGCGCGATCTGGGCGGCAGCGTCGGCGTGCGCAGCGTGTCCGGCAAGGGCAGCACGTTCACCATCACCTTGCCGCTGACCCTGGCGATCATCGACGGCCTGGTCACGGCCGTGGGCCACGAGCGCTACATCGTGCCGCTGACCTCGATCGTCGAGTCGCTGCGGCTCGAAGCCGCGGCGGTGCGGCGGATCGCCGGCGGCGGCGAGGTGTTCCAGTTCCGCGGCGAATACCTGCCGCTGATGCGGCTGCACCGCGCCTTCGACTGCGCCGACGCGATCACCGAGGTCGAGCGCGGCATCGTGGTGGTGATCGAGGACGACAGCCGCCGCGTGGGCCTGCTGGTGGACGACCTGCTGGGCCAGCAGCAAGCGGTGATCAAGTCGCTGGAGAAGCACTACCAGCGGGTGCAGGGCGTGTCTGGCGCGACCATCCTCAGTGACGGTTCGGTGGCGCTGATCGTCGACGTGGGCGGCGTGGTGCGGCTGGGACAGCGCAGCAAGGCAGCCTGA
- a CDS encoding response regulator, which produces MAKILAVDDSVSMRGMVAFTLRGAGHEVAEAENGQLALDVARGSAFDLVLADVNMPVMDGIAMVRELRTMDAYKGVPILMLTTESHTEKKMEGKAAGATGWLVKPFDPEQLLATVKRVLG; this is translated from the coding sequence ATGGCAAAGATTCTTGCGGTAGACGATTCGGTCTCGATGCGCGGCATGGTGGCGTTCACCCTGCGCGGCGCCGGGCACGAGGTGGCCGAGGCCGAAAACGGGCAGCTGGCGCTGGACGTGGCGCGTGGCAGCGCGTTCGATCTGGTGCTGGCCGACGTCAACATGCCGGTGATGGACGGCATCGCGATGGTGCGCGAGCTGCGCACGATGGACGCCTACAAGGGCGTGCCGATCCTGATGCTGACCACCGAGTCGCATACCGAGAAAAAGATGGAAGGCAAGGCGGCCGGCGCCACCGGCTGGCTGGTCAAGCCGTTCGACCCGGAACAGCTGCTGGCCACCGTCAAGCGCGTGCTGGGCTGA
- a CDS encoding STAS domain-containing protein, whose protein sequence is MATADKQLVSANERAWSGGMAGKRAVKQQQDERQAAPDGAAAVVLPADCRIAAQAVLKAELLGALEHGASVVLDASQVERVDTAALQLLVLLRRELQTRGGALDWRGASETFNEAAGLLGLARILELPAAGPA, encoded by the coding sequence GTGGCGACGGCCGATAAGCAACTCGTCAGCGCCAACGAGCGCGCGTGGAGTGGCGGCATGGCCGGCAAACGGGCGGTGAAGCAGCAACAGGACGAGCGGCAGGCGGCGCCGGACGGCGCGGCCGCGGTGGTGCTTCCGGCTGATTGCCGCATTGCCGCCCAGGCCGTGCTGAAGGCGGAACTGCTGGGTGCGCTGGAACATGGTGCCAGCGTGGTGCTGGATGCCAGCCAGGTGGAGCGTGTCGATACGGCGGCGCTGCAGCTGCTGGTGCTGTTGCGGCGTGAGCTGCAGACGCGCGGCGGTGCGCTGGACTGGCGCGGCGCGAGCGAGACGTTCAACGAGGCGGCTGGCCTGCTCGGCCTGGCGCGGATTCTGGAACTGCCGGCCGCAGGGCCGGCCTGA
- a CDS encoding flagellar hook-length control protein FliK, producing the protein MIIQPTSLAALTWAGAASGTSAQSWRIGTVLSARPLGVNPQGLLVLQVGALAVETELPGSQLPAQFQVRVLSLGAQPQLEVLAHPVDPTFQRVLRERLPQQNGYAPLLATLGTLAQRPVLRQLPPDLRTALALLEQSLRTPAEVTRGEGLREAISRSGLFFESRLASPHGNLAALAEDDWKGALLRLAGLLDRRAPAPAAPNRSDAAPPMLQRGMQAQPRVPLPLVAADDDVAPLLDRLHGDVKAALARVEVAQLEASASPLPAWMIEIPLQGEGGRDVLQLQLEFATDPADGSHGWTLGFALDLPALGPVQGELQLREPRLAVRLWAEQAQTAQQLERQFGPLRQRLAACGVLLDQLSCQVGLPQPPGRHSAVLLQATA; encoded by the coding sequence TTGATCATCCAACCGACCAGCCTGGCCGCCCTCACCTGGGCCGGTGCCGCTTCCGGCACCAGCGCACAAAGCTGGCGCATCGGCACGGTGCTGTCGGCGCGGCCGCTGGGGGTGAACCCGCAGGGGCTGCTGGTGCTGCAGGTCGGCGCGCTGGCGGTGGAGACGGAACTGCCCGGCAGCCAGTTGCCGGCGCAGTTCCAGGTGCGCGTGCTGAGCCTGGGTGCGCAGCCGCAGCTGGAGGTGCTGGCGCATCCGGTCGACCCGACCTTCCAGCGCGTGCTGCGCGAGCGCCTGCCCCAGCAAAATGGCTATGCCCCCCTGCTGGCCACGCTGGGTACGCTGGCCCAGCGGCCGGTATTGCGCCAGTTGCCGCCGGACCTGCGCACGGCGCTGGCCCTGCTCGAACAATCGCTGCGCACGCCCGCCGAGGTCACCCGCGGCGAAGGCCTGCGCGAGGCGATCAGCCGCAGCGGCCTGTTCTTCGAATCCCGGCTGGCCAGCCCGCACGGCAACCTGGCGGCGCTGGCCGAGGATGACTGGAAAGGTGCCCTGCTGCGCCTGGCCGGACTGCTCGACCGGCGTGCGCCGGCGCCGGCGGCGCCCAACCGCAGCGATGCCGCACCGCCGATGCTGCAGCGTGGCATGCAGGCGCAGCCGCGCGTGCCGCTGCCGCTGGTAGCCGCCGACGACGACGTGGCCCCGCTGCTGGATCGCCTGCACGGCGACGTCAAGGCGGCACTGGCGCGGGTGGAGGTGGCCCAGCTGGAAGCCAGCGCCAGCCCGCTGCCGGCGTGGATGATCGAGATTCCGTTGCAGGGCGAGGGCGGGCGCGACGTGCTGCAGTTGCAGCTGGAGTTCGCCACCGATCCCGCCGATGGCAGCCACGGCTGGACGCTCGGCTTCGCGCTGGACCTGCCTGCACTGGGCCCGGTGCAGGGCGAACTGCAACTGCGCGAACCACGGCTGGCGGTACGCCTGTGGGCCGAACAGGCACAGACCGCGCAGCAGCTGGAACGCCAGTTTGGCCCGCTGCGCCAGCGGCTGGCTGCCTGCGGCGTCCTGCTCGACCAGCTGAGCTGCCAGGTCGGCCTGCCGCAGCCGCCAGGCCGGCACAGCGCCGTACTGCTGCAGGCCACCGCATGA